The Prunus persica cultivar Lovell chromosome G8, Prunus_persica_NCBIv2, whole genome shotgun sequence genome includes a region encoding these proteins:
- the LOC18768501 gene encoding WD repeat-containing protein 89 homolog, translating to MEATDMDVEEQPESNPNSFKRFGLKNSIQTNFGDDYVFQIVSKDDWTAMAVSLSTNAVKVYSPVTGQYYGECKGHSATINHISFSGPSTPHVLHSCSSDGTIRAWDTRTFQQVSSFHSGSSQEIFSFSFGGSANSLLAAGCNTQILFWDWRNDKQVACLEDSHVEDVTQVHFIPDHQSKLLSASVDGLICVFDTDGDINDDDHLESVLNVGTSVGKVGFFGETYQKLWCLTHIETLSIWDWKDASETNFKDARSLASDCWTLDDVDYFVDCHYSREAEQLWIIGGTNTGTLGYFPVSYRGTRAIGSPEAILGGGHTGIVRSVLPMSSMPGRSSQGQGHGIFGWTGGEDGRLCCWSSDNSPEINRSWISSTLVSRSPRTRHTVRHHPY from the exons ATGGAAGCTACGGACATGGACGTGGAGGAACAACCTGAGTCTAATCCAAACTCGTTCAAGCGTTTCGGGCTAAAAAACTCTATCCAAACAAATTTCGGAGATGACTACGTTTTCCAAATTGTCTCCAA GGATGATTGGACAGCAATGGCGGTGTCTCTGTCAACGAACGCAGTGAAGGTGTACTCACCAGTGACAGGTCAGTACTATGGAGAGTGCAAGGGCCACTCTGCAACTATCAACCACATCTCTTTCTCAGGTCCTTCAACTCCTCATGTCTTGCATTCATGTTCTTCTGACGGAACCATTAGAGCTTGGGACACCCGCACATTCCAACAG GTGTCTTCTTTTCATTCTGGTTCTTCTCAAGAGATTTTCAGCTTTTCATTTGGAGGATCAGCTAACAGTCTTCTTGCCGCCGGATGTAACACTCAG ATACTATTCTGGGATTGGAGGAATGATAAACAAGTCGCATGCCTGGAGGACTCTCATGTAGAAGATGTTACCCAG GTTCACTTCATTCCTGACCATCAAAGCAAGCTTCTTTCTGCTTCTGTCGATGGATTGATATGTGTATTTGATACAGATGGGGATATCAATGATGATGATCATCTGGAATCA GTGCTTAATGTGGGAACTTCAGTTGGGAAGGTTGGGTTTTTTGGAGAGACGTATCAAAAGCTTTGGTGTTTGACCCATATTGAAACCTTAAG TATCTGGGACTGGAAAGATGCAAGTGAAACAAATTTCAAGGATGCTCGTTCTTTGGCTTCTGACTGCTGGACACTGGATGAT GTTGATTATTTTGTTGATTGCCACTACTCGAGAGAAGCAGAACAATTATGGATAATTGGTGGCACAAATACTGGCACTCTGGGTTACTTTCCTGTAAGTTATAGAGGAACGAGAGCTATAGGGTCCCCTGAAGCAATTCTTGGAGGTGGACATACAGGTATTGTTCGAAGTGTGTTACCCATGTCAAGCATGCCGGGCAGGTCCAGCCAAGGTCAAGGCCATGGCATTTTTGGATGGACTGGTGGGGAAGATGGCCGCTTATGTTGCTGGTCATCCGACAATTCTCCTGAGATAAACCGATCATGGATTTCAAGCACACTGGTTTCGAGATCACCAAGGACCCGCCACACAGTAAGGCATCATCCCTACTAG
- the LOC18766945 gene encoding uncharacterized protein OsI_027940, with product MSRHPEVKWAQRVDKVFITVLLPDAKDAKVKLEPDGVFSFSASAGAENHHYELKLDLFDKVNVEESKINVGVRSIFCILEKAEKVWWKKLLRGDGKTPHYVKVDWDKWVDEDEDTGSGPSDLDLGGMDFSKFGGMGGDDAMGDFDDSDEDLELPKPGEQDYDKNEAEEIGDDPSEEKKEEKKEAAGTT from the exons ATGAG TCGTCATCCTGAGGTGAAGTGGGCCCAAAGGGTGGACAAGGTTTTCATTACTGTGCTTTTGCCTGATGCAAAGGACGCTAAGGTTAAACTTGAACCTGATggagtttttagtttttctgcTAGTGCCGGTGCAGAGAATCACCATTATGAACTGAAACTGGATCTTTTTGATAAGGTTAATGTGGAG GAAAGCAAAATAAATGTTGGAGTGAGGAGTATCTTCTGTATCTTGGAGAAGGCAGAGAAAGTTTGGTGGAAGAAGCTTTTGCGTGGAGATGGAAAGACACCCCATTATGTCAAAGTAGATTGGGACAAATGGGTGGATGAAGACGAGGATACTG GATCAGGTCCGAGTGACTTGGATTTGGGAGGGATGGATTTCTCG AAATTTGGTGGCATGGGAGGTGATGATGCAATGGGTGACTTTGATGATAGTGACGAAG ACCTAGAATTGCCAAAGCCAGGAGAACAGGACTATGACAAGAACGAAGCAGAAGAGATTGGAGATGATCCTTCGgaagagaagaaggaagagaaaaaggaagctGCAGGGACCACATAA
- the LOC18768810 gene encoding probable U6 snRNA-associated Sm-like protein LSm4: MLPLSLLKTAQGHPMLVELKNGETYNGHLVNCDTWMNIHLREVICTSKDGDRFWRMPECYIRGNTIKYLRVPDEVIDKVQEETKSRSDRKPPGVGRGRGRGGREDGPGGRQTKGIGRGLDDGGSKGAGGGRGRGGPGGKAGGGRGGGRGRA; encoded by the exons ATG CTCCCTCTATCTTTGCTGAAGACCGCCCAAGGGCACCCCATG CTGGTAGAATTGAAAAATGGGGAGACCTACAATGGCCATTTGGTCAACTGCGACACTTGGATGAACATCCATCTTCGAGAAGTCATTTGTACCTCCAAA GATGGAGACAGGTTTTGGAGAATGCCTGAATGTTACATCCGTGGGAATACAATAAAGTATCTTAGAGTTCCTGATGAG GTGATAGACAAAGTTCAAGAAGAGACCAAGAGCCGTTCAG ATAGGAAACCACCTGGAGTAGGGcgtggaagaggaagaggaggtaGGGAGGATGGTCCTGGTGGACGTCAGACTAAAGGCATTGGACGTGGCCTAGATGATGGTGGTTCTAAGGGTGCTGGTGGAGGCCGAGGCAGAGGTGGACCAGGTGGGAAGGCCGGTGGAGGCAGAG GTGGAGGACGAGGACGAGCGTGA